From one Saprospiraceae bacterium genomic stretch:
- a CDS encoding SDR family oxidoreductase gives MKKLENKVALITGAASGLGKSIATLFASEGAKIVAADINETSLNNLKNEILDQDGVITTVVADMSKAADIDHMIDVSIATYRTIDILVNNAGIMDDFSPAGDVSDHTWERVMAINTTGPLKAMRKLIPMFLQKKAGVIINIASIGGLYGARAGVAYTASKHALIGITKNTGYIYAKSGIRCNAIAPGAMETNIATGIDFAHISPLVNDRVMPGMVLNPRSSDPVEVARVALFLASDDASFVNGAVITADGGWTAY, from the coding sequence ATGAAAAAACTGGAAAATAAAGTGGCCCTGATCACAGGTGCCGCATCAGGTCTGGGCAAATCCATTGCCACCCTCTTTGCATCAGAAGGAGCCAAAATCGTCGCAGCTGATATCAATGAGACCTCGCTCAATAATTTAAAAAATGAGATTTTAGACCAGGACGGCGTAATCACCACTGTAGTAGCGGATATGTCCAAGGCTGCAGACATAGATCATATGATAGATGTTTCAATTGCCACCTACAGGACCATCGATATATTGGTCAATAATGCGGGCATTATGGACGATTTTAGTCCGGCTGGTGATGTAAGTGATCATACCTGGGAAAGGGTGATGGCCATAAACACCACAGGACCACTAAAGGCGATGCGAAAATTAATCCCCATGTTTTTGCAAAAAAAAGCCGGTGTCATCATCAATATAGCTTCGATAGGAGGCTTATATGGCGCTCGGGCAGGTGTGGCCTATACTGCAAGTAAACATGCTTTGATAGGGATCACCAAAAACACTGGATATATCTATGCCAAATCCGGAATCCGGTGTAATGCCATTGCGCCCGGAGCGATGGAGACAAATATAGCTACCGGAATAGACTTTGCCCATATATCACCTTTGGTCAATGACAGGGTCATGCCCGGGATGGTGTTGAATCCCCGATCTTCGGATCCTGTCGAAGTGGCAAGGGTAGCTTTGTTTCTGGCTTCAGATGATGCAAGCTTTGTCAATGGAGCAGTGATCACGGCTGATGGAGGCTGGACCGCTTATTGA
- a CDS encoding universal stress protein, translating into MLNKILVPIDFSACADNAVNFAVQSAKILPVEIVLMHAMDIRGSVYNDYLGVNKEYNQEILHDMKTKVAKLKRKIEENEGVLVSTHISTGRLKESVNSLVEDLHIDLVVMGTSGASGVIGKIWGSNTAAVIGNCKVPVLAIPQYYKWKKPQTILLSSNHFEKDHAVLDIIFEMADLFMASVKVAVFTDIEAEKVGGLLDHTRQIPQYEKFLKESYHENTLTAYSLSGLHFEESLQEFIDWNEVDMMVMVTYKRNLLDKILKPSMTKKMSYQTEVPLLAIPAQTEVQAEPKKKTMVNH; encoded by the coding sequence ATGTTAAATAAGATATTAGTCCCAATCGATTTTTCTGCTTGCGCTGACAACGCAGTAAATTTTGCAGTACAATCAGCCAAAATATTGCCAGTAGAAATTGTATTGATGCATGCTATGGATATCCGAGGAAGTGTTTATAATGACTATCTGGGTGTCAACAAGGAGTATAATCAAGAGATCCTCCACGATATGAAGACTAAAGTGGCAAAACTTAAAAGAAAAATTGAAGAAAATGAAGGTGTATTGGTATCCACTCACATTAGCACCGGTAGGTTAAAAGAATCGGTCAACTCTCTGGTAGAGGATCTGCATATAGACCTGGTGGTGATGGGCACCTCCGGAGCAAGTGGAGTAATAGGTAAAATATGGGGCAGCAACACCGCTGCGGTCATCGGCAACTGTAAAGTGCCCGTTCTAGCCATACCACAATATTATAAATGGAAAAAGCCACAGACCATCTTATTGTCTTCCAATCATTTTGAGAAAGATCACGCTGTACTAGATATTATTTTTGAAATGGCAGATCTTTTTATGGCATCTGTCAAGGTGGCAGTGTTTACCGATATAGAAGCTGAAAAAGTAGGCGGGCTGTTGGATCACACTCGTCAAATTCCACAGTATGAAAAATTTCTCAAAGAAAGCTATCACGAGAATACACTTACGGCTTATAGCCTGTCAGGATTGCATTTTGAGGAATCACTGCAGGAATTTATCGATTGGAATGAAGTGGATATGATGGTCATGGTGACCTACAAAAGAAATCTCCTTGATAAAATATTAAAGCCCAGTATGACTAAAAAAATGAGCTATCAGACAGAGGTTCCTTTGCTGGCTATTCCTGCACAAACTGAAGTGCAAGCTGAACCAAAAAAAAAAACGATGGTAAACCATTGA
- a CDS encoding alpha-galactosidase, whose product MSRFITLCLLVLIALSTFKSLAQTVYKDYLIYPVSQKASVNVEGKDLILNNGLVKRVFRLSPNVACTDYTNLINGQQLLRSVEPEARIIIDGKQYEVGGLRGQKEKAYLLPEWVDKMLIGQEDFIYSTYTVSDLTPFINWKCTTWAMNKKQATGKRVIFEYISPLKSLSGIIVKVMYELYDGIPLIVKSVGVENRSTSTFKLNRVVNEVLGLVEEESAVVGSPEEMKKQHGIYVETNYAFNNAMRYDISDQTTHWKTDSTYTSQVNYNFQTPCLLEVYPEKAPGIDLNPGEQFSSVRTHELLMDSYDRQRRGLAIKKMYSTIAPWTTQNPIFMHLVSKTDEQVRTAIDQCVATGYEAVILSFGSHLNMEDNSEGNISRWKILADYAHQKNILLGGYSLFSSRRISDEDDVIDDRTGKPGGAFFGHAPCFGSKWGLNYRDKIKYFFEQTGFDIWENDGPYPGDICASTEHPGHKGLDDSQWRQMEIQKELYHWLNERGVYINAPDWYFLDGTHKIGIGYREVNFSLSRDQQKILNRQNIHDGTLEKTASMSWGFVPLTKYQGGDESAVLEPLSEHLKDYEQLMIQYYGAGVQACYRGPRLFDTEETRIMVKKTIDWYKTYREILNSDIIQIRRADGRDWDGMMHVNPLLSQKAFILLYNPTKEKITRTITLPLYYTGLTKAVIEDSVGKKIKYTLNNKSEVDFTFTIKADSYSWYIVR is encoded by the coding sequence ATGAGTCGTTTTATTACCCTATGCTTATTGGTATTAATTGCCCTGTCGACTTTTAAGAGTTTAGCTCAGACTGTCTATAAAGACTATTTAATCTATCCTGTTTCACAAAAAGCTAGTGTTAATGTCGAAGGAAAAGACCTTATATTAAACAATGGTCTGGTCAAAAGGGTGTTCCGTTTATCGCCTAATGTAGCCTGTACAGATTATACCAACTTAATCAATGGCCAGCAACTCCTCAGATCCGTTGAGCCCGAGGCTAGGATCATTATCGATGGAAAGCAATATGAAGTCGGAGGATTGCGTGGACAAAAGGAAAAGGCTTATTTATTGCCGGAATGGGTAGATAAAATGCTTATTGGTCAGGAAGATTTTATCTATTCAACATACACTGTCTCAGATCTTACCCCTTTCATCAATTGGAAATGCACTACCTGGGCTATGAATAAAAAACAGGCCACCGGCAAACGCGTGATTTTTGAATACATATCTCCATTAAAGTCACTTTCGGGCATCATCGTAAAAGTGATGTATGAATTGTATGATGGCATCCCATTGATCGTAAAATCGGTTGGTGTAGAAAATAGATCGACTTCCACATTTAAATTAAATCGTGTCGTCAATGAAGTGCTGGGCCTGGTGGAAGAAGAAAGTGCGGTCGTAGGCTCGCCTGAAGAAATGAAAAAACAACATGGGATCTACGTAGAGACCAATTATGCCTTCAACAATGCCATGCGATATGATATCAGCGATCAGACCACACATTGGAAGACAGACTCTACTTACACTTCGCAGGTCAATTATAATTTTCAAACACCTTGTTTGTTGGAAGTCTATCCAGAAAAAGCCCCGGGTATTGACTTGAATCCCGGAGAGCAATTTAGTTCCGTGCGCACGCACGAATTGTTGATGGACAGTTATGACCGTCAGCGAAGGGGATTGGCCATCAAAAAAATGTATAGCACCATAGCACCGTGGACCACACAAAATCCCATCTTTATGCATCTGGTGAGCAAAACGGACGAACAGGTACGTACTGCTATAGATCAGTGTGTGGCTACTGGATATGAAGCAGTGATCCTCAGCTTTGGTAGTCACTTGAATATGGAAGATAATTCAGAAGGCAATATATCAAGGTGGAAGATTCTCGCTGACTATGCACATCAAAAAAACATCTTGTTAGGCGGATATTCACTCTTTAGTAGCCGACGGATCAGTGATGAAGATGATGTGATAGATGACCGTACCGGTAAGCCGGGAGGTGCATTTTTTGGGCATGCTCCTTGTTTTGGCAGCAAATGGGGATTGAACTACAGAGACAAAATAAAATATTTTTTCGAACAGACAGGTTTTGATATCTGGGAAAATGACGGACCCTATCCCGGAGATATATGTGCGTCTACCGAGCATCCTGGACATAAGGGCCTGGATGACTCGCAATGGAGGCAAATGGAAATTCAAAAGGAGTTATATCACTGGCTCAATGAACGCGGGGTGTATATCAATGCACCCGATTGGTATTTTCTCGATGGCACTCACAAGATAGGCATTGGTTATCGGGAGGTCAATTTTTCCTTGTCCAGAGATCAGCAGAAGATATTGAATCGTCAAAATATTCATGATGGCACTTTAGAAAAAACTGCTTCGATGAGTTGGGGATTTGTGCCATTGACCAAATACCAGGGTGGTGATGAAAGCGCAGTCCTGGAGCCTTTGAGTGAGCACCTCAAAGATTATGAACAGCTCATGATCCAGTATTATGGTGCCGGAGTACAAGCCTGTTATCGCGGACCCAGGTTGTTTGATACTGAAGAGACCAGGATAATGGTGAAAAAGACTATTGACTGGTATAAAACTTATAGAGAGATACTCAACTCTGATATCATACAAATAAGACGGGCTGATGGCAGAGATTGGGATGGCATGATGCATGTCAACCCTTTACTTTCCCAAAAAGCGTTTATCCTGCTATACAATCCCACCAAAGAAAAAATAACACGCACGATTACCCTGCCATTATATTATACAGGCCTTACTAAAGCTGTCATTGAAGATTCAGTTGGGAAAAAGATCAAGTATACACTGAATAACAAAAGTGAAGTTGACTTTACATTTACGATAAAAGCGGACAGTTACTCCTGGTATATTGTGAGATAA
- a CDS encoding sugar phosphate isomerase/epimerase — protein sequence MQRRHFLKSGSLLPLAPLAIHSSPEKKLDLISLRPDIKLSVSSYSYWHFKGDKYPIEKVIDQAAMLGLDGIDVLHRQMESEEKTYINRLKRHAFVNGIAMTCLSIHQGFVTPDQAELKKHIDHTIHCMQLAADMGIPCMRLNTGRWGTIKSFDEFMAQRGQEPAIDGYTETDAFKWCIDSINQCMRTAEDLGVLLALENHWGLGSTPEGMLRIMKAVDSPWLQLLMDTGNFLENPYSKLEKIAPYTCFVQAKTYYGGGVWYSLELDYDRIISILNNVGYKGYISIEFEGNEAADTGVKKSVELLRKVLGK from the coding sequence ATGCAAAGAAGACATTTTCTCAAATCAGGCAGCCTGCTTCCATTAGCTCCATTGGCTATTCATTCTTCACCTGAAAAAAAGCTTGATCTTATCTCCCTCAGGCCGGACATCAAGCTGAGTGTGTCCAGCTATTCCTATTGGCATTTTAAAGGGGACAAATACCCGATAGAAAAAGTAATCGACCAGGCAGCCATGTTAGGATTGGATGGCATCGATGTGCTTCACCGCCAAATGGAAAGTGAAGAAAAAACTTATATCAATAGACTCAAACGACATGCTTTTGTCAATGGGATCGCCATGACCTGCCTGTCCATACACCAGGGTTTCGTGACACCGGATCAGGCGGAACTCAAAAAGCATATAGACCATACGATCCACTGTATGCAGTTAGCAGCGGATATGGGTATACCCTGTATGAGACTCAATACAGGCCGCTGGGGGACCATAAAATCCTTTGACGAATTTATGGCGCAGCGAGGCCAGGAACCTGCGATCGATGGATATACCGAGACGGATGCCTTCAAATGGTGTATCGATAGCATCAATCAATGTATGCGTACTGCAGAAGATCTTGGAGTCTTGCTCGCGCTGGAGAATCACTGGGGCCTCGGGTCCACTCCCGAAGGAATGCTACGCATTATGAAAGCAGTGGATAGTCCCTGGCTTCAATTGCTGATGGATACGGGCAATTTTCTCGAAAATCCTTATTCAAAACTGGAGAAGATCGCCCCATACACTTGTTTTGTCCAGGCCAAGACTTATTATGGGGGAGGAGTATGGTATTCGCTGGAACTGGATTATGATCGGATTATATCTATATTGAATAATGTTGGTTACAAAGGGTATATTTCCATTGAGTTTGAAGGCAATGAAGCAGCAGATACCGGTGTGAAGAAAAGTGTAGAACTCCTCAGAAAGGTTTTGGGTAAATAA
- a CDS encoding pyridoxal phosphate-dependent aminotransferase: MTTDTYSTLDLINPTLIGLDESDTLAINERSKKLISEGKTVYRFGLGQSPFPVPDSVVKALRLNAPQKDYLPVRGLPALREAVADFHRRKDGINAQPEYVLIGPGSKELLFLLQLAFRGEVIIVSPSWVSYVPQAKILGKKISIIHSTYEDQWQLSPKLFKTFLEARAKKNDPAVLIMNYPGNPDGITFNEDDLMEIAALAKDYNIMILSDEIYGQLHHKGHHISISKFYPEGTIISSGISKWCGAGGWRLGTFTFPANLHWLLDKMAVVASETYTSVSAPIQYAAIQAFKGGLEIEEYLWHVRRILFSLGQECADILIDAGVKTHRPIGGFYLFLDFSAFSEKLKSRGITTSSQLCSRLLDETGVAILHGSAFNRNENEFTARMAYVDFDGASVLSASKTIPLHEPLPNDFNKYYCPKVILGVIKINEWLKK; encoded by the coding sequence ATGACGACAGATACATATTCAACCCTGGACCTTATCAATCCCACCCTCATTGGATTGGATGAATCAGACACACTCGCTATTAATGAACGATCAAAAAAACTGATCTCAGAAGGAAAAACTGTATATCGATTTGGATTAGGACAGTCTCCATTTCCAGTGCCGGACAGTGTAGTCAAAGCATTACGATTGAATGCCCCTCAAAAAGATTACCTACCTGTCCGAGGGCTTCCGGCACTCAGAGAAGCTGTAGCTGATTTCCATCGAAGAAAAGATGGTATCAATGCACAACCGGAATATGTTTTAATTGGACCGGGGTCCAAGGAGTTATTGTTTTTATTGCAACTCGCTTTTAGAGGGGAAGTAATTATAGTGAGTCCCTCCTGGGTGTCCTATGTCCCTCAGGCTAAAATATTAGGCAAAAAAATTTCGATCATACATAGTACCTATGAGGACCAATGGCAGTTGTCGCCAAAATTATTTAAAACTTTTTTAGAGGCACGTGCTAAAAAAAATGATCCTGCGGTCTTGATCATGAATTACCCGGGCAACCCCGATGGTATCACTTTTAATGAAGATGATTTGATGGAGATAGCGGCCCTTGCCAAAGATTATAACATCATGATTTTATCAGATGAAATTTATGGTCAACTTCATCACAAAGGGCATCATATATCTATCAGCAAGTTTTATCCGGAAGGGACCATCATTAGTTCTGGGATATCCAAATGGTGCGGGGCAGGAGGCTGGAGATTGGGCACCTTTACTTTTCCAGCCAATCTCCATTGGCTTTTGGATAAAATGGCTGTGGTCGCCAGCGAAACGTATACCTCTGTCAGTGCACCCATTCAGTATGCCGCGATCCAAGCTTTTAAGGGAGGACTTGAAATCGAAGAATATCTGTGGCATGTACGAAGGATATTATTTTCTCTTGGACAAGAATGTGCTGATATCTTGATCGATGCCGGTGTGAAGACGCATCGACCTATCGGAGGATTTTATTTATTTCTGGATTTTTCAGCATTTTCAGAAAAATTAAAATCCCGTGGCATCACTACCTCCTCACAACTTTGCTCCAGGCTGCTTGATGAAACCGGGGTAGCGATTCTGCATGGCAGTGCTTTTAACCGCAATGAAAATGAATTTACTGCGAGAATGGCCTATGTTGATTTCGATGGCGCCAGTGTATTGTCTGCTTCCAAAACCATTCCATTGCATGAACCGCTACCGAATGATTTTAATAAATATTATTGTCCAAAAGTGATCCTGGGAGTTATCAAAATCAATGAATGGTTAAAAAAGTAA
- a CDS encoding alpha-1,4-glucan--maltose-1-phosphate maltosyltransferase has protein sequence MINGQSRVFAGILSPVVDGGQYSIRRVVGQWVQVDAQVLCDGHDIIQAELQFKPASQKEWDAHRIWGHAEDRYSGRFQVTAQGLWQYRVAGWVDHGLTWREGLYKKVQDGQYVRTELHDGIELLESLIKSKKGDKASITLLKNALALIRDDDQYEAAVQAALSNELQHILYTAPEKKYISYSKVYEVYVDRKKALFSAWYEFFPRSASEISGQHGTFKDCVRLLPRVKEMGFDVLYFPPIHPIGEINRKGKNNATIAGPEDVGSPWGIGSKLGGHDAIHPDLGTLADYKDLMAKAKAMDIEIAMDFALQCAPDHPWVKEHPAWFKWRSDGTVQYAENPPKKYQDILPIYFETEDWKALWTAIRDVVVYWIKEGVTIFRVDNPHTKPFVFWEWLIAEIKKDYPDILFLSEAFTRSALMFHLGKIGFTQSYTYFSWKNSKQELIGYMNELTTGSTAEVFKPNFWPNTPDINTFPMQNANQSLYMIRIFLAATLSSNYGMYGPAYEMMVHQAMPGREEYYNSEKYEIYHWDWAARNPITMLITMLNKIRKAHPALQETNNWQNVPVQNDHLLAYYKQNDDGSDKILCVVNLNPYEKQAGSLQAPLQRIGVHPGQQFVVQDMISSNSWIWQQEWNYVALDPGLPFHLFEVRV, from the coding sequence ATGATAAACGGACAAAGTCGGGTATTTGCCGGGATTCTTTCACCGGTAGTAGATGGCGGACAATATTCTATTCGCCGGGTTGTGGGTCAATGGGTACAGGTAGATGCCCAGGTTCTGTGTGATGGACATGATATCATCCAGGCAGAGTTGCAGTTTAAACCAGCGAGCCAGAAGGAATGGGATGCTCACCGTATCTGGGGGCATGCAGAAGATCGGTATAGTGGACGATTCCAGGTGACTGCGCAGGGCCTTTGGCAATATCGCGTCGCCGGCTGGGTTGATCATGGGCTGACCTGGAGAGAAGGCTTGTACAAAAAAGTTCAAGATGGGCAATATGTCCGAACCGAACTGCATGATGGAATCGAGCTGCTCGAATCCCTGATTAAATCAAAAAAAGGGGATAAAGCATCCATCACTTTATTGAAAAATGCGCTTGCCCTTATTCGGGATGATGACCAATATGAGGCAGCAGTACAAGCTGCACTATCCAACGAACTACAACATATATTATACACCGCGCCTGAAAAAAAATACATTTCCTATAGCAAGGTATATGAAGTATATGTTGACCGTAAAAAAGCTTTGTTCAGTGCCTGGTATGAGTTTTTCCCCCGCTCTGCCTCGGAGATCTCAGGTCAGCACGGAACCTTTAAAGACTGTGTTCGACTGTTGCCCCGGGTCAAAGAAATGGGTTTTGATGTATTGTATTTTCCTCCTATTCATCCTATCGGTGAAATCAATCGCAAAGGAAAAAACAATGCTACCATCGCCGGACCTGAGGATGTAGGTTCGCCCTGGGGCATTGGGAGTAAACTCGGAGGTCATGATGCTATCCATCCGGACCTGGGCACGCTAGCTGACTACAAAGACTTAATGGCAAAAGCAAAAGCGATGGACATAGAGATCGCCATGGATTTTGCGCTTCAATGTGCACCGGATCATCCCTGGGTCAAAGAACATCCTGCCTGGTTCAAATGGCGCAGTGATGGTACTGTACAATATGCAGAAAATCCGCCCAAAAAATACCAGGACATCCTGCCGATTTATTTCGAGACAGAAGATTGGAAGGCACTCTGGACAGCCATCCGTGATGTAGTAGTTTATTGGATCAAAGAAGGAGTGACCATATTCAGAGTAGACAATCCGCATACCAAACCATTCGTCTTCTGGGAATGGCTGATCGCCGAAATAAAAAAGGACTATCCGGACATTCTATTTTTATCGGAGGCATTCACCAGATCGGCCCTGATGTTTCATTTGGGTAAAATCGGGTTTACGCAGAGTTATACCTATTTCTCATGGAAAAACTCCAAACAAGAATTGATCGGTTATATGAATGAGCTGACCACAGGCTCCACGGCAGAGGTGTTTAAACCCAATTTTTGGCCCAATACACCCGATATCAATACTTTCCCGATGCAAAATGCCAACCAGTCACTGTATATGATCCGTATTTTCCTGGCTGCGACCTTGAGTAGCAACTATGGCATGTATGGCCCGGCTTATGAAATGATGGTGCACCAGGCTATGCCCGGCAGGGAAGAATATTACAATTCAGAAAAGTATGAGATTTACCATTGGGACTGGGCAGCCCGCAATCCCATCACTATGCTCATCACCATGCTTAATAAGATTCGAAAGGCGCATCCGGCTTTGCAGGAGACCAATAACTGGCAAAATGTACCAGTGCAGAATGATCACCTCCTGGCCTACTACAAGCAGAATGACGATGGCAGTGACAAAATACTCTGTGTCGTCAATCTCAACCCCTACGAAAAACAAGCAGGCAGTTTGCAGGCTCCTCTCCAACGGATTGGAGTACATCCGGGTCAGCAGTTTGTAGTACAGGATATGATCAGTAGTAATAGTTGGATCTGGCAGCAGGAGTGGAATTATGTAGCCCTCGATCCGGGTCTGCCGTTTCATTTGTTTGAAGTGAGGGTGTGA
- a CDS encoding lysine 2,3-aminomutase — MINNYKAYSLNNFRQIPQIEKLTEEQLFNIEVVGNVLPFKSNNYVVNELINWDNVPNDPMFILTFPQKEMLIPEHFEEMAALLRKKPGKDELKATANKIRAQLNPHPAGQMDHNVPEIDGVKMTGVQHKYKQTLLFFPSNGQTCHAYCTFCFRWPQFVGIDEWKFAMRETELLVKYVKIHTEVTDILFTGGDPLIMKAKSLAAYLEPLLEADIPNLQTIRIGTKALGYWPYKFLTDTDAGELLNLFEKIVKKGINLAIMAHFNHPVELKTTAVIEAMRILRSTGAQIRTQSPIMKNINDTPEIWAEMWRLQVNNNCIPYYMFVARDTGAQEYFSIPLVKAWEIFQHAYQQVSGICRTVRGPSMSCAPGKVQILGITEIPLNGVRKKVIVLRFLQGRNPDWAARPFFAAYDDKAGWIDELKPAFGEEKFFFEDELTKIYHDSLGSVTTNYLE; from the coding sequence ATGATAAATAATTATAAAGCCTATTCTCTGAATAATTTCAGGCAGATCCCTCAAATTGAAAAATTGACTGAAGAGCAGTTATTTAACATTGAAGTGGTCGGCAATGTGCTTCCATTTAAATCAAATAATTATGTGGTCAACGAGTTGATCAATTGGGACAATGTCCCCAATGATCCTATGTTTATCCTGACCTTTCCGCAGAAAGAGATGCTCATCCCGGAACATTTTGAAGAAATGGCTGCGCTACTTAGAAAAAAGCCCGGCAAAGATGAGCTCAAAGCTACCGCCAATAAGATCAGGGCCCAATTAAATCCACATCCTGCGGGACAAATGGATCACAATGTGCCTGAGATCGATGGAGTAAAAATGACCGGTGTACAGCATAAATACAAACAAACCTTATTGTTCTTCCCGAGCAATGGCCAGACCTGTCATGCCTATTGCACTTTTTGTTTTCGCTGGCCCCAGTTTGTTGGCATTGATGAATGGAAATTTGCAATGCGCGAGACAGAACTCCTGGTGAAATATGTCAAAATACATACTGAAGTGACAGACATATTATTTACAGGCGGTGATCCGCTCATTATGAAAGCCAAAAGCCTGGCTGCCTACCTCGAACCCCTCCTCGAAGCGGATATACCCAATCTGCAAACCATTAGGATCGGGACCAAAGCACTAGGGTACTGGCCTTATAAATTTCTCACAGATACTGATGCCGGGGAATTATTAAACCTTTTTGAAAAAATTGTAAAAAAAGGAATTAATCTGGCGATCATGGCTCACTTTAATCATCCGGTCGAGCTCAAAACAACTGCTGTCATCGAAGCCATGCGGATTTTAAGAAGCACTGGTGCTCAAATCAGAACCCAATCGCCAATTATGAAAAACATTAATGACACACCAGAGATCTGGGCAGAAATGTGGCGGTTACAAGTAAATAATAATTGTATCCCATATTATATGTTTGTAGCTCGCGACACAGGGGCACAAGAATATTTTTCAATACCCCTGGTCAAAGCGTGGGAAATTTTTCAACATGCATATCAGCAGGTGAGTGGAATCTGCCGGACAGTAAGAGGGCCAAGCATGTCCTGTGCGCCAGGTAAGGTGCAGATATTGGGGATCACCGAAATCCCGTTAAATGGAGTCAGAAAGAAAGTGATCGTGCTTCGATTTTTGCAGGGGAGAAATCCTGACTGGGCTGCAAGACCATTTTTTGCTGCGTACGATGACAAAGCCGGTTGGATCGACGAATTAAAACCAGCCTTCGGAGAAGAAAAGTTTTTTTTCGAAGATGAATTGACCAAGATATATCACGATAGCTTAGGTAGTGTGACTACAAACTACCTGGAGTGA
- a CDS encoding RNA polymerase sigma factor: MSEEELIDRIKKNPEAFSELFRQFYKAIFGYVFRRIGIFEVAAEVSAETFAKAFQNINRFDYRGIPVKVWLYRIASNEINLYFRNKKKYTTLLTRLQQDGQFAQYIQDDRERLEAELQVHQQYLLVVEQLKTLSIPYQEVIALRYFEGKNNKEIAEILDIKEGTIKSLLSRGLERLRMKCNQL, translated from the coding sequence TTGTCAGAGGAAGAGTTAATAGACCGAATTAAGAAGAATCCTGAAGCTTTCTCAGAGCTGTTCAGGCAGTTTTATAAAGCGATTTTTGGTTATGTATTTCGCCGGATCGGGATTTTTGAAGTGGCTGCAGAGGTGTCCGCAGAGACTTTTGCAAAAGCTTTTCAGAACATTAATCGTTTCGACTATAGAGGTATCCCGGTCAAAGTCTGGCTATACCGTATCGCCAGCAATGAAATCAATCTTTACTTCAGGAATAAGAAAAAATATACCACTTTACTTACAAGGTTACAACAAGATGGACAGTTTGCGCAGTATATTCAAGATGACAGGGAGCGATTAGAAGCAGAATTGCAGGTTCATCAACAATATCTTCTGGTCGTCGAGCAGCTCAAAACATTGTCTATTCCATACCAGGAAGTCATTGCCCTGCGATACTTTGAAGGTAAAAACAATAAAGAGATCGCTGAGATTCTGGATATCAAAGAGGGTACTATCAAATCTCTATTGTCCCGAGGACTCGAAAGACTCCGAATGAAGTGCAACCAACTATGA